GATTTTGCCATCGCAGATAAGACCCGTTGGAATAAGAGCCATCGGAAGCATACAGTGGTCCGAGGTTGGAGGCATTGGTTGTGTACCTGGGATATTTCACCTGATCTCCGGGTTGCTGCCAGTGGTTGTTCTTTATTTCATCGGGCATCGGCATATTATACATCATGCCGGGAACGGAATTGAGATAAGGGTCTGACCTCAGTTTGTTCACAAAATAGAATTGGGATGAGATGGAAAGTTCTTTGTAGCCAAGCTGAAAACCGAAGCCACCACTGTATTTCGGAAGGGTTTCAATCAGCACATAGCGGTCGTCTTCTGCATTGTTCGGAAACGTGGTGAAGCCAGCCGTAACCTTTCCGTCCTTATTACGGTCTTCGAAAGTGTAGGACCCCGTTAATGGATCGATGCCAGTGTAATGCAGGAGGATGCGGCTGGTTGTGGAATATCCCACTTTAAGTTTGCCACTGAAGGAAGATTTCTCCAGGTTGGGAAAGCTCATCAGTTTGTTCCTGTTATGACCCACATTGAAATTGAGCGAGAGGTTCCAGTTTTTCGATTCAATTATCCTGGCCCTTGAGCTGATCTCTATCCCGGAGTTGCGGACTTCGGCAGGCCAGTTGGTCAATGCAGTCTTGAACCCGGTAAGGCTGGGAATAGGCATCGATGCCAGTTGGTTACCTGAATTGTTCTGATAAAATTCAACATCGAGATTGATCCTGTCTTGCCAGAAACCAAATGTGGCAGCCAGTTGTGCTTTGGTGGTGGCCTCCCATCTGAAGTCCTGGTTCAGCGGAGTTACCATGTGAAAGGCGTCGATACCGTTATAATTGAACAAGGTATAGGGGATATCTAAAATACTGTTCCTGGCCCACCGCGACAAATATTCGTAGTTGGCGCTGGGGTCTGATCCTGTAGTGCCATAACTTCCCCTGAGTTTGAGAAAACTGAACCAGGATGGAAGTATTGCCTTCATCCATTTTTCATCAGATGCGATCCAGGCCAGCGCCACCGAACCGAAATTACCGAACTGCCTGCCCGGGCCGAAGCGGGAAGAACCATCCCTTCTTGCATTCAGGCTGAGGATATATTTATTGTCCCATGCATACCGCACAATGCCGGAAACCGACAGGTATTTGTATTCTTTGTATCCTTCCGTGATGGTGATGTTTTTTGCGTTGTTATGGCTTTTCATCATAGCATCATTGGGAAAATCTTCAGCGTGGATAGATTCACTGCTGCTGATCTCTGTCTGCAAATTGGAGATCAGCTGTACAGAAAGGTTTCCTTTTCCGATATAGGTATTGTATTGCAGCTGAGGTTCCACCTGCCAGTTTTTGGATATGGATTTTCCGTAATCAGCATTTGCGATGGAAAAGAAAGACATAATGGGATCGATGGATGCCGCAGGCATGTAAAAGGAATTATCGTTTGACGAAAACATATAACCGGCCTTTGCAGAAAGCGTCAATCCTTTCAGGATCTCATACTTCAGATCAACAAGACCACGAAAAGAGAAAGTCTTGCTCTTGCTGGGCCTCTTGAGCGCATTGAAAGGGAATGCGCTGATGTTCTGTATGCGGTAAGGTTCAAAATTGAACTCTCCATTTTCATTATAGATATCAGGGGCATTGGGAGCAAGTCCTCCCGGAGGCACGATAGCAAAGGCATTGACCTCAGTAAGCGTCAGACTGTTGGAGATCCCGAAATCGAATTTCTGATCACGGCTCGTGTGACTGAAATTGCTGCTGAAAGTTCCCCTGATATTCTTGCCGCCATTGTTCATCACTTCTTTCTGATTGCCATAGCTGGCAGAAAGCCTGTATGCGGATTGCGGCATACCACCACTGACACTGGCATTCACATCCAAATAAGAACCTGTGCCAGCCAGCTCGCGCTGCCAGTCTGTATATTTATTGGGATCCCAGGTAACCAGGTCGGGCGCATTGGTGGCGTCCGGCAGGATTCCATCATTCTGGAATGCTTCCCTTCTCACGGCCAGGTACTGTTCCGTTTTCATCAGTTTGGGAAAGCGCGCCAGCATCCTTATGCCGTTGGATACATTGAGATTGAAACTGGCAGGGCCTGATTTCGCTTTTTTGGTGGTGATCAGGATCACGCCATTGGCGCCTCTTGAACCGTAGATGGCGGTTGCATCGGCATCTTTCAAAATGCTGATACTTTCAATATCCCTCGGATGAATGCTGAGCAAAGGATTTTCACCACTTGTATTGGTCACTCCGCCCTGTACCGCACCCATGGAAACAGGCAAGTGCCCGGTCAAAGGAGAAGCATTTTGCGTGCTCATGGGCATTCCATCGATCACATATAATGGATCAGCCAGCGCCAGTGGATTGATGCCATTCCTGCCCCTGATGGAAACACTGACCGGAGCTGCGGAATTTCCTGAAACAGGATTGATCAGGATGCCCGGCACCCTTCCTGCAATGGCATCGAGCACGGTCATCACCGGTTGTTTTTCGATATCTTCAGCCTTAACTGTACCGATACTGCCGGTGGACAGTCTTTTGCTGGTTTTGCCATAGGCAGTGATCTGCGTTTCATCGAGGATGGCATGTGAAACTTTTAACCGGATCAACAATGTGATGCCCGTTACTTTCACTTCCTGGTTGGAATAACCTACAAAAGAAATGGAAAGGATATCACCTGTTTCGGCCTCGATGGAAAAACTACCCTTGCTGTCTGTGACTGTTCCTTTCTTCGTTCTCTTCACTACAACACTTACACCACCGAGCGGCAGTCCTTCATCAGAATATACAAGACCGCTGGCGGGAGGATTTTGCGGAAGCGTCAATTGCAGTACCGGGGCTGCTTCCGGCGCTAACGGCTGTTTTCGCGTTAGCACGATCGTTTTCTTTTCGAATCGATAAGCAACTGGTTTGTCTTTGAAGATCAGTTGCAGGAATTCCTGTAATTCCATATCCTTTACGGAAATGGAAACGGTGCCTAATTCAGCCAGCAGGTCTGCCCTGCCGGCCACCAGGTAACCTGTTTGTTTTTTTACTTCCGAGAAAACTGTTTTGATCGGGAGATTGTTCCCCGCAAGTGTGATCGTTTGTGAATGCAGTTCCGAACGGGCATTCATGAAGAAACCGATCAGGAATAAGAAAGTGAGCTTCATAACCAGCATGGTTTTGGTGGGCCGGTTCCGGGCATGGTAATGCCAGGACGCGGCAGCAGTCTTAAACATAACGCATTAATTGGGTTAGCAGTTAATTAATTGAACAGGACCTGGAGATAAGGTTATAGTCTAAGGTGTGATGATCAAACGGCGTTCTTCGCCGATACGGGCATGAATATCGAAATCGTTAAGTACCTGCAGCATTCCATTGAGTGTAATATCCCGGCTCAGTTCACCGAACAATTCTATATCCGGCACCCTGCCTTCAAATACCACTTCAATATCGTACCATCTTTCCAGCTGGCGCATGGCTTCTCTCAGCCTGGTGCCA
This portion of the Pseudobacter ginsenosidimutans genome encodes:
- a CDS encoding SusC/RagA family TonB-linked outer membrane protein produces the protein MFKTAAASWHYHARNRPTKTMLVMKLTFLFLIGFFMNARSELHSQTITLAGNNLPIKTVFSEVKKQTGYLVAGRADLLAELGTVSISVKDMELQEFLQLIFKDKPVAYRFEKKTIVLTRKQPLAPEAAPVLQLTLPQNPPASGLVYSDEGLPLGGVSVVVKRTKKGTVTDSKGSFSIEAETGDILSISFVGYSNQEVKVTGITLLIRLKVSHAILDETQITAYGKTSKRLSTGSIGTVKAEDIEKQPVMTVLDAIAGRVPGILINPVSGNSAAPVSVSIRGRNGINPLALADPLYVIDGMPMSTQNASPLTGHLPVSMGAVQGGVTNTSGENPLLSIHPRDIESISILKDADATAIYGSRGANGVILITTKKAKSGPASFNLNVSNGIRMLARFPKLMKTEQYLAVRREAFQNDGILPDATNAPDLVTWDPNKYTDWQRELAGTGSYLDVNASVSGGMPQSAYRLSASYGNQKEVMNNGGKNIRGTFSSNFSHTSRDQKFDFGISNSLTLTEVNAFAIVPPGGLAPNAPDIYNENGEFNFEPYRIQNISAFPFNALKRPSKSKTFSFRGLVDLKYEILKGLTLSAKAGYMFSSNDNSFYMPAASIDPIMSFFSIANADYGKSISKNWQVEPQLQYNTYIGKGNLSVQLISNLQTEISSSESIHAEDFPNDAMMKSHNNAKNITITEGYKEYKYLSVSGIVRYAWDNKYILSLNARRDGSSRFGPGRQFGNFGSVALAWIASDEKWMKAILPSWFSFLKLRGSYGTTGSDPSANYEYLSRWARNSILDIPYTLFNYNGIDAFHMVTPLNQDFRWEATTKAQLAATFGFWQDRINLDVEFYQNNSGNQLASMPIPSLTGFKTALTNWPAEVRNSGIEISSRARIIESKNWNLSLNFNVGHNRNKLMSFPNLEKSSFSGKLKVGYSTTSRILLHYTGIDPLTGSYTFEDRNKDGKVTAGFTTFPNNAEDDRYVLIETLPKYSGGFGFQLGYKELSISSQFYFVNKLRSDPYLNSVPGMMYNMPMPDEIKNNHWQQPGDQVKYPRYTTNASNLGPLYASDGSYSNGSYLRWQNLSVSWRLPTSWLNRIKMKNANISIDTQNLLVISAYKDLDPEIIVSNFSSPTPRIITTRISFTF